From a region of the Helianthus annuus cultivar XRQ/B chromosome 5, HanXRQr2.0-SUNRISE, whole genome shotgun sequence genome:
- the LOC110940311 gene encoding AUGMIN subunit 8, with the protein MEAYESNKAFNTRKSQPLSVPEKNNGRTVSSRYKSPTPRRFPSPNTTRTATPSAPVQKRAVSTGRRPATPPSPPSPTTPVHDTSVYTGLAAGKANGNKLPESLWPSRMRSLSVAFQSNTYSMPVIKKEKPPPQAVYDRTLKPSSNVSSPTYRKFTPERKRSPLKGKNLTDQSENSKPLDGLHSRIIDQHRWPSRTSNSNLLNKSIDLADESTKKIITPNLRRTSNLVSTSLEKNGGFISSSSPNKSSGVTRGASPSRTRVMDSAPSRGVSPSRARVMGSAPSRGVSPNHMRPSSPSRQLCNTNTNTVSVLTFVADMKKGKKVATRIEDAHHLRLLYNRQVQWQFVNAGAEAVLNSQKVTAEKSLISAQRTISRLQDSIAAKRINICQLKLQLKLYLALNQHIAYLNQWCLIEREHDFALHGAIQDLQASTLRLPVTGFATANIQSVKSAVYSAIQVMQTMGSSIQSTLSRLERTNWLVYELSTVAAQERSLLDQCGALMASASSLQVEENSLRTHVVQLKQDIKSL; encoded by the exons ATGGAAGCATATGAATCAAATAAAGCATTCAACACCCGAAAATCACAGCCACTATCTGTTCCTGAAAAGAACAATGGAAGAACGGTCAGTTCTCGCTATAAATCCCCTACACCAAGACGTTTTCCATCGCCAAACACCACAAGAACAGCTACACCGTCAGCACCTGTACAAAAGAGAGCTGTATCTACCGGAAGAAGGCCAGCAACACCGCCATCACCGCCTAGTCCCACCACCCCGGTTCACGACACATCTGTGTACACAGGACTGGCAGCCGGAAAGGCCAATGGTAATAAGTTACCAGAGTCTTTATGGCCATCGAGAATGCGTAGTTTGAGTGTAGCTTTTCAGTCTAATACATATTCAATGCCGGTTATTAAAAAAGAAAAGCCTCCACCTCAGGCTGTTTATGACCGCACTTTGAAGCCATCTTCAAATGTATCATCACCTACGTATAGAAAGTTCAcaccagaaagaaaaagaagtCCCCTGAAAGGAAAAAACTTGACCGATCAATCGGAGAATTCTAAACCGTTGGATGGATTACATTCCAGAATAATTGATCAGCATCGATGGCCCAGCAGAACATCTAATTCTAATCTTCTAAACAAAAGCATTGATCTAGCTGATGAAAGTACAAAAAAGATTATCACTCCGAATCTCAGGAGAACGTCGAATCTTGTTTCAACTTCGCTGGAGAAAAACGGTGGATTTATATCCTCATCTTCACCAAATAAGTCATCTGGTGTTACTCGTGGGGCCAGTCCATCGCGAACCAGGGTCATGGATTCTGCACCTTCTAGAGGGGTCAGTCCATCGCGAGCCAGGGTCATGGGTTCTGCACCGTCTAGAGGGGTCAGTCCTAACCACATGAGACCATCTAGTCCTTCGAGGCAATTATGTAATACGAATACGAATACAGTCTCTGTTCTCACTTTTGTAGCTGACATGAAAAAGGGGAAGAAAGTAGCAACCCGTATAGAAGATGCGCACCATCTACGTCTACTTTATAATAGGCAAGTGCAATGGCAGTTTGTTAACGCAGGTGCAGAAGCCGTGTTGAATTCTCAAAAAGTAACAGCTGAG AAATCTTTAATTAGTGCCCAGAGAACTATATCAAGACTCCAAGATTCAATAGCTGCAAAAAGGATCAACATCTGTCAGTTGAAACTGCAGCTAAAGCTTTACTTGGCTTTAAACCAACAT ATTGCTTATCTCAACCAGTGGTGTTTGATAGAAAGAGAGCATGATTTTGCATTACACGGTGCCATTCAAGATCTACAAGCAAGCACTCTAAGGCTTCCTGTCACCGGATTTGCAACG GCAAATATTCAAAGTGTTAAATCAGCTGTTTACTCAGCCATCCAAGTAATGCAAACAATGGGATCATCCATACAATCTACACTATCACGA TTGGAGAGAACAAATTGGCTGGTTTATGAACTTTCAACTGTAGCAGCACAAGAAAGATCTCTTCTTGATCAATGTGGAGCTTTAATGGCTTCTGCATCTTCTCTGCAG GTAGAGGAAAACAGCCTTAGGACACATGTGGTACAGTTGAAACAAGACATCAAGAGTTTATGA